The following proteins are encoded in a genomic region of Sorangiineae bacterium MSr12523:
- a CDS encoding YncE family protein: MLAASLFCVNACGSSTPVQNGETSLPSTEPIDRISYDALFVVNGGDNSISVIDTESLRIAGTIRIKDANFPHHIYLNRDGSKMLVAVPGTDLSGGHAGHGNGDTSTPGAVLLLDASNGSTLASRRLPTMNHNAIFSPNEAEIWTSQYDGFVLVLDPLSLATRSSVRVGNAPSEVTFSHDGRYGFVANTHSASVSIVDPVTKLVAKTIPVGDSPVGAWQGNNGMAYVDNETDGTLSVIDTLELKVVQVHRLGFTPGMAGLGPDGNVWVADTDHAKVAIRRADADEQLALAVAGQGAHGVAFNGDGKTAYVSNQAANTVTVIDIASRTPIATINVGSKPNGMAWRKKPQ; the protein is encoded by the coding sequence TTGTTGGCCGCATCACTCTTTTGCGTGAATGCATGCGGAAGCTCTACGCCCGTTCAGAACGGCGAGACGAGTCTGCCGTCCACCGAGCCCATTGACCGGATTTCCTACGATGCGCTGTTCGTGGTCAACGGCGGAGATAATTCGATTTCGGTCATCGACACCGAGAGTCTACGTATCGCCGGTACCATCCGGATCAAGGATGCGAACTTTCCCCATCACATTTATCTGAATCGCGACGGCTCGAAGATGCTCGTCGCGGTGCCGGGGACGGATCTCAGCGGCGGTCATGCGGGGCATGGAAACGGTGATACGAGCACGCCCGGTGCGGTGCTTCTGCTCGATGCGAGCAACGGAAGCACCTTGGCTTCGCGCCGTCTTCCGACGATGAACCACAACGCCATCTTTTCGCCCAACGAGGCGGAGATCTGGACGTCTCAGTACGATGGTTTCGTCCTGGTGCTCGATCCTCTGTCCCTGGCGACGCGGTCATCGGTTCGCGTGGGCAACGCTCCGTCGGAGGTGACGTTTTCACACGATGGCCGGTACGGCTTCGTGGCCAACACGCACTCCGCGAGCGTCAGCATCGTCGATCCGGTCACGAAGCTAGTGGCGAAGACGATTCCCGTGGGCGACTCGCCCGTGGGCGCATGGCAGGGCAACAACGGAATGGCCTATGTCGACAACGAGACCGACGGGACGCTGTCGGTCATCGACACGCTCGAGTTGAAGGTCGTTCAAGTGCACCGTCTCGGATTCACACCGGGCATGGCCGGCCTCGGCCCCGACGGCAACGTCTGGGTCGCCGACACCGACCACGCGAAGGTCGCGATTCGCCGCGCCGACGCCGACGAGCAACTTGCACTCGCCGTCGCCGGGCAAGGTGCGCACGGCGTTGCCTTCAACGGCGACGGCAAGACGGCGTACGTGTCGAATCAGGCCGCCAACACGGTGACCGTCATCGACATCGCCAGCCGCACGCCCATCGCCACCATCAACGTCGGGTCCAAACCCAACGGAATGGCCTGGCGAAAGAAGCCTCAGTAG
- a CDS encoding serine/threonine protein kinase has translation MCKITGAKLTPSKGLSSQHRAAAKVSSSVAGSLGSSAGRLAPLLGRIVGGKYRVIREIGHGGASTVYECLDCKSGDHVALKVPLEEIAASETSLRRFYQEAKVIGAIRHHNVCAVIDTGQLENGVPYIVLELLRGESLQVRIDRRGALDFEETCAVGLQVLEALAFTHELKIIHRDIKPANVFLCDDRQVKVLDFGISRWLAHDAPSLTPAGRIMGTPVYLAPEQMKMEPIDGRVDIYALGVVLQECLFGRAPFAAQTLDELLREILEVGPIHVRIGRRDCPSVLATVLERAVHRDRDQRFSTAAEMYNSLRFAWSSLPARKYEPPPQLRRTLPASPLRNPPNFSLRVVAPTSESKPSSSAEQRQPPSHYQIAESSEDPTPLSKV, from the coding sequence GTGTGCAAAATTACGGGCGCCAAGCTCACGCCCTCCAAAGGCCTGAGCAGCCAACACCGCGCGGCTGCCAAGGTTAGCTCGTCCGTCGCAGGCTCGCTGGGATCCTCCGCGGGTCGCCTGGCGCCGCTGCTGGGGCGCATCGTCGGTGGAAAGTACCGCGTTATCCGCGAGATCGGTCACGGTGGGGCCTCCACGGTGTACGAGTGCCTGGACTGCAAAAGCGGTGACCATGTCGCGCTCAAAGTGCCCCTCGAGGAAATTGCCGCGAGCGAGACGAGTTTGCGGCGTTTCTATCAAGAGGCGAAAGTCATCGGAGCTATTCGCCATCACAACGTGTGCGCGGTCATCGATACCGGGCAGCTGGAAAACGGAGTTCCCTACATCGTTCTCGAGCTTCTCCGCGGTGAGTCGCTCCAAGTGCGTATTGATCGCCGCGGCGCGCTCGATTTCGAGGAAACGTGCGCGGTCGGGCTGCAGGTCCTGGAGGCCCTGGCCTTCACGCACGAGCTGAAAATCATTCACCGCGATATCAAGCCTGCCAACGTCTTTCTCTGCGACGATCGCCAGGTGAAGGTGCTCGATTTTGGCATTTCGCGCTGGCTGGCCCACGACGCGCCCTCGCTCACGCCCGCGGGGCGCATCATGGGCACGCCCGTTTACCTCGCACCCGAGCAAATGAAGATGGAGCCCATCGACGGTCGCGTGGACATCTACGCACTGGGCGTGGTGCTGCAAGAGTGTCTCTTCGGTCGCGCGCCCTTCGCTGCGCAGACGCTCGACGAATTGCTCCGCGAAATCCTCGAGGTGGGGCCCATCCACGTGCGCATCGGGCGGCGTGATTGCCCGAGCGTGCTCGCCACGGTTCTCGAACGCGCCGTTCACCGCGATCGCGATCAACGATTTTCCACCGCCGCCGAGATGTACAATAGCCTACGTTTCGCCTGGTCAAGTCTGCCCGCCAGGAAGTACGAGCCACCTCCGCAATTGCGTCGCACGTTGCCTGCGAGTCCGCTTCGAAATCCGCCGAATTTCTCCCTTCGCGTCGTCGCGCCGACATCGGAGTCGAAGCCGTCATCCAGCGCTGAACAACGACAGCCGCCTTCGCACTATCAAATTGCGGAGTCGAGCGAAGATCCGACCCCGCTTTCGAAGGTGTAG
- a CDS encoding TonB family protein has translation MDGLAQLQSKYRPILEIGQGGMSRVYLALVRGPGDFNKLQVIKRLLPTLAADPEFLEMFLEEARLSARLNHANIVQINEIGFDGQHHFMAMEYLEGQTLDAVVRSAAKRGGLPLAMHLRIIADACSGLHYAHALTDIDGKPLNIVHRDVSPHNVFVTYAGQVKVLDFGIAKAADSSHHTRTGVVKGKCAYMAPEQFRQEGIDRRADIFALGVMTWQAATRTRLWKGLTDIEIFHRLATGEIPSPLSIDPSMPTGLVAICERALAPNRDQRFSTAQELGEAIEAYLATLPEVPSTREIGRYVSDLFAENRAKVKAAIEAERKRSETYPANTGEIPIFVDPDAVRDDSNSAPMGSAPMAAPHTTTESKISPADVGRGGVSRLKAFVLVGGAIVLVGGGVLGALGWRKSHQVAEATSQASAAVAATQQATAAGANEPLLGGATADAFTVLKVEVVPHSASVFVDDVPLSSNPAQARFTRDKQAHRVLGEAPGYTRQVQLVVYDEGEKQVTIQLEREGAPPPPVGGGHTAPPRNTASAARHPSGSAAPSTATTPTVSQTPSVQPQPAPTPVVTQTHAPQPQPPPPVTQQPSAPPVAAPAPGTVDHKGVRATVAAHRGEVQACYDRAHLERNDLRGKVVVSATISPQGQVLSANVANSTANSTRLEQCLISAFQGWTFPAPAGGVNGSVTYTFNFD, from the coding sequence ATGGACGGGCTCGCCCAACTGCAGTCGAAGTACAGACCGATCCTCGAAATCGGCCAGGGCGGAATGAGCCGTGTGTACCTGGCTTTGGTACGCGGCCCGGGCGACTTCAACAAGCTGCAGGTCATCAAGCGCCTTTTGCCGACGTTGGCGGCCGATCCCGAATTTCTCGAGATGTTCCTCGAGGAGGCGCGTCTCTCGGCGCGGCTCAATCACGCCAACATCGTCCAGATCAACGAGATCGGATTCGATGGCCAGCACCATTTCATGGCCATGGAATACCTCGAGGGGCAAACCCTCGACGCGGTGGTGCGCTCGGCGGCAAAGCGCGGCGGACTGCCGCTGGCCATGCACCTGCGCATCATCGCCGATGCGTGCTCTGGCCTGCATTACGCGCACGCGCTCACGGACATCGACGGCAAGCCGCTCAACATCGTTCACCGCGACGTGTCGCCGCACAACGTGTTCGTGACCTATGCTGGACAGGTCAAGGTCCTGGACTTCGGTATTGCCAAGGCGGCCGATTCATCGCACCACACGCGCACCGGTGTCGTTAAAGGCAAATGCGCGTACATGGCGCCGGAGCAATTCCGCCAGGAAGGAATCGACCGGCGCGCGGACATCTTCGCGCTCGGCGTGATGACCTGGCAGGCCGCCACGCGCACACGGTTGTGGAAGGGCCTGACGGACATCGAGATCTTCCATCGCCTGGCCACCGGCGAGATCCCCTCACCGCTCAGCATCGATCCGTCGATGCCCACGGGCCTCGTTGCCATTTGCGAGCGCGCCCTGGCGCCGAACCGCGATCAACGATTCAGCACCGCGCAGGAACTCGGTGAGGCCATCGAGGCCTACCTCGCGACCTTGCCGGAGGTGCCCTCCACGCGCGAAATCGGCAGGTACGTGAGCGACCTTTTCGCCGAGAACCGCGCCAAGGTGAAGGCGGCCATCGAGGCGGAGCGAAAGCGAAGCGAGACGTATCCCGCCAACACGGGCGAGATTCCCATCTTCGTCGACCCGGACGCGGTGCGCGACGACAGCAATTCGGCACCGATGGGCAGCGCCCCCATGGCAGCGCCCCACACCACGACGGAGTCGAAGATCTCGCCGGCGGACGTGGGCCGCGGCGGCGTGTCTCGGCTCAAGGCATTCGTGCTCGTCGGCGGCGCCATCGTCCTGGTGGGCGGCGGCGTGCTCGGAGCTTTGGGTTGGCGCAAGAGCCATCAAGTTGCCGAGGCAACATCGCAGGCTTCGGCGGCGGTGGCGGCCACGCAGCAGGCAACGGCCGCGGGTGCGAACGAGCCACTCTTGGGCGGCGCCACGGCGGATGCGTTCACGGTGCTCAAGGTGGAAGTCGTTCCGCATAGCGCCAGCGTCTTCGTCGACGATGTGCCGCTTTCGTCCAACCCCGCGCAGGCACGCTTCACGCGCGACAAGCAGGCGCACCGCGTGCTGGGCGAAGCGCCGGGTTACACGCGGCAAGTGCAGCTCGTGGTCTACGACGAGGGCGAGAAGCAGGTGACCATTCAGCTCGAACGCGAGGGTGCACCGCCACCGCCCGTGGGTGGAGGCCACACCGCGCCGCCGCGCAACACCGCGAGTGCGGCGCGTCATCCGAGCGGGAGCGCAGCGCCCTCGACGGCGACGACGCCCACGGTGTCGCAGACGCCGAGTGTGCAACCGCAGCCGGCCCCGACGCCCGTCGTCACGCAGACGCATGCGCCGCAGCCCCAGCCACCGCCGCCGGTGACCCAGCAGCCTTCGGCACCACCGGTGGCCGCCCCGGCTCCGGGCACGGTCGATCACAAGGGCGTTCGAGCCACCGTCGCAGCGCACCGCGGCGAAGTGCAAGCTTGCTACGACCGGGCTCACTTGGAGCGAAACGATCTGCGCGGCAAGGTGGTCGTCTCGGCGACGATCAGCCCGCAGGGCCAGGTGCTCAGCGCCAACGTGGCCAATTCGACCGCGAACAGCACCCGCCTCGAGCAATGCTTGATCAGCGCCTTCCAGGGCTGGACATTTCCAGCGCCGGCGGGCGGGGTGAACGGTAGCGTGACGTACACCTTCAATTTCGACTGA